One Malus domestica chromosome 11, GDT2T_hap1 genomic region harbors:
- the LOC103447978 gene encoding histidine-containing phosphotransfer protein 2-like, giving the protein MAGTTPLTEQLNNFVRSLREQGILDYHFDEMKELESQTPCLVIEALTMFLRDADAAIADLFRLLGAPLINYPKVTEIAYQLKGSSASIGGCRMADACCVLRNASVAFNKDGCFTGFDMVRREYLQLQENLNHILQMEHAIKAIEPRRRSQ; this is encoded by the exons ATGGCTGGGACTACTCCACTCACCGAACAACTCAACAACTTCGTCCGCTCCTTGCGAGAGCAG GGAATACTGGACTATCACTTTGATGAAATGAAAGAGTTAGAAAGCCAAACTCCTTGCTTAGTTATAGAAGCGTTAACCATGTTCCTTCGTGATGCTGATGCAGCCATAGCAGATCTCTTCAGACTTCT GGGCGCACCTCTTATCAACTACCCTAAGGTGACAGAAATTGCCTACCAGCTCAAGGGAAGTAGTGCAAG TATTGGTGGTTGCCGGATGGCTGACGCCTGTTGTGTGCTTCGAAATGCCAGTGTAGCATTCAATAAAGACGG GTGCTTCACAGGCTTTGACATGGTCAGACGTGAATATCTTCAACTGCAGGAGAATCTGAATCACATTCTTCAG ATGGAACATGCAATTAAGGCTATTGAGCCCAGAAGGCGCAGTCAATAG
- the LOC114819749 gene encoding histidine-containing phosphotransfer protein 2-like: protein MFAAQLTQQLIDFIRSLREQGILDDRFDQIKELEDENPGLVVEVLTVAIRSADFTIDELEKKLSGTVIYYSKVRELTHKLKGISASVGGCRVAAACIELREAYVANNKERCVAGFDVVKREYLVLRENLNHILQSAVQIEREINANKPKSRRQ from the exons ATGTTTGCAGCTCAGCTTACACAACAGCTCATAGATTTTATCCGCTCGTTGCGAGAGCAG GGCATACTGGATGACCGCTTTGATCAAATCAAAGAGTTAGAAGATGAAAATCCTGGTTTAGTTGTGGAAGTGCTAACCGTTGCTATTCGCAGTGCTGACTTTACCATAGATgaacttgaaaaaaaact GAGTGGAACTGTCATCTACTATTCTAAGGTGAGAGAACTTACGCACAAGCTCAAGGGAATTAGCGCGAG CGTTGGTGGTTGCCGAGTGGCTGCAGCTTGTATTGAGCTCCGAGAAGCATATGTTGCAAATAACAAGGAAAG GTGCGTTGCGGGCTTTGACGTGGTCAAACGTGAGTATCTTGTCTTGCGGGAAAACCTGAATCACATTCTTCAG TCTGCAGTGCAGATAGAACGTGAAATCAATGCCAACAAGCCCAAGAGCCGTCGTCAGTAG